In a single window of the Pseudodesulfovibrio profundus genome:
- a CDS encoding cephalosporin hydroxylase family protein: MSNPIEDFKKERQERINAQGSNEKLKSAADSFMRESIKTGYSYNFHWLGRPIIQYPQDIIAMQELIWNVQPDIIIETGIAHGGTVLFHASMLQLLGGERKTVSIDIDIRDHNRAEIEAHPMCKNVTMLQGSSIDSEIVESAFDLAKGCENPMVILDSNHTHEHVLEEMKLYSPLVKKGSYMVVFDTVIEELPEEASADRPWAPGNNPMTAVDEFLKTNDRFVRDTDIDNKLMFSVAPRGYLKCIKD, encoded by the coding sequence ATGAGCAATCCAATTGAAGATTTCAAGAAAGAACGGCAAGAACGCATTAACGCGCAGGGCAGCAATGAGAAACTGAAATCAGCTGCAGACAGTTTTATGCGTGAGTCGATCAAGACAGGATATTCATACAACTTTCATTGGCTCGGGCGTCCCATCATACAGTATCCTCAAGATATCATCGCAATGCAGGAACTCATATGGAATGTGCAGCCTGATATTATTATTGAGACCGGTATCGCACATGGTGGAACTGTGTTGTTTCACGCCTCAATGCTGCAGCTTTTGGGCGGCGAAAGAAAAACCGTTAGTATTGATATCGATATTCGCGACCACAATCGTGCCGAAATTGAGGCACATCCCATGTGTAAGAACGTCACCATGTTGCAAGGTTCTTCCATCGACTCCGAGATTGTGGAATCAGCCTTCGACCTTGCCAAGGGGTGCGAGAACCCCATGGTGATTCTTGACTCTAATCATACCCATGAACATGTCCTTGAAGAAATGAAATTATACTCACCTCTTGTCAAAAAAGGTTCATACATGGTTGTTTTCGACACGGTCATTGAAGAACTCCCGGAAGAAGCGTCTGCCGATCGTCCGTGGGCGCCTGGTAATAACCCCATGACTGCTGTTGACGAATTCCTGAAGACAAATGACCGCTTTGTGCGTGACACGGACATTGACAACAAACTCATGTTTTCAGTCGCTCCTCGCGGCTACTTGAAATGCATCAAAGATTGA
- a CDS encoding acylphosphatase, whose product MEEIVAVIHGKVQGVWFRAWTRDIARELGVAGWVRNLPDGSVEALAQAEKGVLDQFIERLHDGPPLARVTEVVVKSGDKETVFDSFDVRR is encoded by the coding sequence ATGGAAGAAATTGTAGCAGTCATACACGGCAAGGTGCAGGGAGTCTGGTTTCGGGCCTGGACCCGAGACATCGCCCGCGAGCTGGGAGTTGCAGGCTGGGTGCGTAATCTTCCCGATGGGAGTGTGGAGGCTCTTGCCCAAGCGGAAAAGGGCGTCCTGGATCAGTTTATTGAGCGTCTGCACGACGGCCCACCCTTGGCAAGGGTGACGGAGGTCGTTGTGAAAAGTGGAGACAAAGAGACAGTCTTCGACTCGTTTGACGTACGTAGATAA
- a CDS encoding tetratricopeptide repeat protein — protein MDKDDFKLDLGDTPKSNGTVSGWDYLTEDGIIKCVFSSISDSDTSDTNDATSDDRQYWYAHQTGPERIELRQINDNDLPDGEPATIPLHKLINEYTPHFGYYETTVLPAMKELAETLDRGDALREEGRLYSAEMEYGSALKLEARNIRALFGIGLICSTRKEVERTREIMNELVQIQSAFDGKNQHLFNEFGIALRKIGLFDESVQYYRRAIEMVKDDENLYYNYARALYENKDWEGCIDGLLLSHRINPKLEVTQDLCHVIVALSDDESLLVKYDKPPVPPEVAAAARRMIEQQEPKVPLDEKPVFDAPEEGRAQQQRSHQVEDGEEVDIDSLLGD, from the coding sequence ATGGATAAGGATGATTTCAAGCTTGATCTGGGTGATACGCCCAAGAGCAATGGAACGGTCTCCGGTTGGGACTATCTGACAGAAGACGGGATCATCAAATGCGTCTTTTCCTCGATATCTGACTCGGACACGAGCGATACGAACGATGCCACGTCTGATGATCGCCAGTATTGGTATGCGCATCAAACCGGCCCCGAGCGCATCGAGCTTCGCCAAATCAACGACAATGATCTGCCCGACGGCGAACCGGCCACCATCCCCCTGCATAAGCTCATCAATGAGTACACCCCCCATTTCGGCTACTACGAAACCACGGTTCTCCCGGCCATGAAAGAACTGGCCGAGACCCTGGATCGGGGCGATGCGCTTCGTGAGGAAGGCCGCCTGTACAGCGCAGAGATGGAATACGGCAGTGCTCTCAAGCTCGAAGCCCGGAATATCCGCGCCCTGTTCGGCATTGGCCTGATCTGCTCCACGCGAAAAGAGGTGGAACGGACACGCGAGATCATGAATGAACTGGTGCAGATTCAGTCTGCCTTTGACGGCAAGAATCAGCATCTTTTCAATGAGTTCGGCATCGCCCTGCGCAAAATCGGCCTGTTTGATGAGTCGGTTCAGTATTATCGCCGAGCCATCGAGATGGTCAAAGATGACGAGAATCTCTATTACAATTACGCTCGCGCCCTTTACGAAAACAAGGACTGGGAAGGGTGTATTGACGGCCTGCTTCTCTCCCATCGGATCAATCCGAAACTCGAAGTCACTCAGGACCTTTGCCATGTGATAGTGGCGCTCTCTGACGACGAATCCCTGCTGGTCAAATACGACAAGCCGCCGGTCCCGCCGGAAGTCGCTGCCGCCGCCCGCCGCATGATCGAGCAACAGGAACCGAAGGTGCCCCTCGACGAGAAGCCCGTCTTCGACGCCCCGGAAGAAGGCCGCGCCCAGCAACAGCGCTCCCACCAGGTGGAGGACGGCGAAGAAGTAGATATCGACAGCCTGCTGGGAGATTGA
- a CDS encoding DNA polymerase III subunit delta — protein sequence MNRPKYIFLVCPDPELIKSHVDERLKSSGQDGWEIKTFWGDDDDPLPQIFWTDLTIKSLFPQPKALIVRRAHALKAEHWDKLDAGVKGLGSDIYPIFCLEGQWKTKKAPIPATLARRGLFKKAKEAGWIWESQGLDARSLGDFVRTWAQKNNMAFEPGADRALAQALPADAVAARLELDKIELAAGDERMVKREHVGLIAQTGEMAFFDLMDALSRPGAEAAVWKRVIDDHAKAAKDQMLFNLIGFLASQARMFGMILGGGKVAGNPYVIKKKTPVARQLGQQGVARMIDLALEAEYSIKSGERKYDEVLDSLIAGLIDLFQPKARMRR from the coding sequence ATGAATCGACCCAAATACATTTTTCTTGTCTGTCCTGACCCGGAGCTGATCAAGTCCCACGTGGACGAGCGACTCAAGAGCTCGGGGCAGGACGGTTGGGAAATAAAGACATTCTGGGGTGATGATGACGATCCGCTGCCTCAGATATTCTGGACCGACCTGACGATCAAATCGCTTTTCCCGCAACCCAAGGCATTGATCGTGCGCCGCGCCCATGCCCTCAAGGCAGAGCATTGGGATAAGCTCGATGCCGGTGTCAAAGGCTTGGGGTCGGACATCTATCCGATTTTCTGTCTCGAAGGACAATGGAAGACCAAGAAGGCGCCCATTCCGGCCACACTGGCTCGACGAGGTCTGTTCAAGAAGGCCAAGGAAGCCGGTTGGATATGGGAATCGCAGGGATTGGATGCCCGGTCCCTGGGTGATTTCGTGCGGACATGGGCGCAAAAGAACAACATGGCATTTGAGCCGGGGGCGGATCGCGCCTTGGCCCAGGCATTGCCCGCAGATGCTGTCGCGGCCCGACTGGAGCTCGACAAGATCGAGTTGGCTGCCGGTGACGAGCGTATGGTCAAAAGAGAGCATGTCGGACTGATCGCCCAGACCGGAGAGATGGCGTTTTTCGATCTCATGGACGCCCTGAGTCGTCCGGGAGCCGAGGCCGCTGTATGGAAGCGGGTCATTGATGATCACGCAAAGGCTGCCAAGGACCAGATGCTTTTCAATCTTATCGGATTTTTGGCTTCACAGGCCCGGATGTTCGGGATGATCCTCGGTGGCGGCAAGGTCGCGGGTAATCCGTATGTCATCAAGAAAAAGACACCGGTTGCCCGTCAGCTTGGGCAGCAGGGCGTTGCGCGCATGATTGATCTGGCTCTGGAGGCCGAATATTCCATCAAATCGGGCGAGCGAAAGTACGACGAAGTACTGGACAGCCTCATCGCCGGTCTCATCGATCTGTTTCAGCCTAAAGCCCGGATGCGTCGTTGA
- a CDS encoding tetratricopeptide repeat protein, with amino-acid sequence MQTRTQMRSQVKPGCPGLENTNEPLKCVFSTVTTFKVGTGTTAKKQQSKNLWFAKQCDEDSYAIRKINPQFVPVGDETYVDRETLLSEYTPEVEIHNQQVQPAMAALNKTLAKGDKHREDNKPLSAEMEYTRALDVDETNVRAIFGLGLVYLERNDREKGLAVFDQLVAMEAAFDEDHKHLFNEFGIALRKNQLYEESIRYYTRASELTEDDENLFYNLARVFYEKNDWEHCFLFVEKALKLDPDHTAAISLGQVMSIMADDPKKREKHGKPEVPTEIAEQVKTLLKKSNSSAMMEFPTEGLGGKRV; translated from the coding sequence ATGCAAACCAGGACCCAAATGCGTTCACAGGTTAAACCGGGATGTCCAGGGCTCGAGAACACCAACGAGCCTCTCAAGTGCGTCTTCTCAACGGTGACGACCTTCAAAGTCGGGACCGGAACCACCGCAAAAAAGCAACAGAGTAAAAACCTCTGGTTCGCCAAGCAGTGCGACGAGGATTCGTATGCCATACGCAAAATAAATCCGCAGTTCGTTCCCGTGGGCGATGAGACATACGTAGACCGCGAGACCCTGCTCTCGGAGTATACCCCTGAGGTCGAGATTCACAACCAGCAGGTACAACCGGCCATGGCGGCGCTCAACAAGACCCTTGCCAAGGGCGACAAGCACCGTGAGGACAACAAGCCGCTTTCAGCCGAGATGGAATACACCAGGGCGCTGGATGTTGACGAAACCAATGTCCGCGCCATCTTCGGGCTGGGGCTTGTGTACCTGGAACGCAACGACAGGGAAAAGGGGTTGGCGGTTTTCGATCAACTGGTCGCCATGGAGGCGGCTTTCGACGAAGACCACAAGCACTTGTTCAACGAGTTCGGCATTGCCTTGCGAAAGAACCAGCTCTATGAAGAATCCATACGCTACTACACTCGCGCTTCCGAGTTGACCGAAGATGACGAGAATCTCTTTTACAATCTGGCCCGTGTTTTTTATGAGAAAAACGACTGGGAGCACTGCTTCCTTTTCGTGGAAAAGGCACTGAAACTCGACCCCGACCACACCGCAGCAATTAGCTTGGGACAAGTCATGTCCATCATGGCGGATGATCCGAAGAAGCGGGAAAAGCACGGCAAACCAGAAGTACCAACTGAAATCGCGGAACAAGTCAAAACACTACTAAAAAAGAGCAACTCTTCAGCAATGATGGAATTTCCCACGGAAGGTTTAGGAGGAAAACGTGTCTAA
- a CDS encoding FmdB family zinc ribbon protein: protein MPIFEYICNDCEKEFEELVFDRDECPNCPGCGSSKTEKLMSAVRSRVGGGAPDMGGDSEMASAPSAPSGCAGCSGGDCSSCG from the coding sequence ATGCCGATATTTGAATATATTTGTAACGATTGCGAAAAAGAATTCGAAGAACTCGTATTTGACAGGGATGAATGTCCCAATTGTCCCGGCTGTGGGTCTTCGAAAACCGAAAAGCTGATGAGCGCGGTTCGTTCTCGCGTTGGCGGCGGTGCACCGGATATGGGAGGCGATTCCGAAATGGCCTCCGCTCCTTCCGCCCCCAGTGGATGCGCCGGTTGTTCCGGCGGCGACTGTTCCAGCTGCGGCTAA
- a CDS encoding class I SAM-dependent methyltransferase, whose amino-acid sequence MKCPLCNETEAILIYSNAAVPAFQNRVYENKNDALNTPCFPVELMQCTSCGFAWNHLFHPEVMEYDESYQNEQAHSLAFQKHLNDTLGVVNSIAKPGQNVIEIGCGKGVFLSMIRDAGYKVTGYDPAHEGNDPDVVSEYFNKELDVTPGDIVVLRHTLEHVAAPVEFLHAICEANGFTGKILIEVPRFEWIVQRRAFWDIFHEHCNYFTESSIAGLFDECSVVPCFEDQYMWIIADINKLREFTSCKKSCQATVDPNIFSDEVERLKKYVALRPGCLIWGAGAKGIAFANQVDPQGTVLGGIVDISPKKQGRYAAKSGHLILSPDELRDHENADIIIMNENYKDEIQAMCERNPNALLTLGEI is encoded by the coding sequence ATGAAATGCCCCCTGTGTAACGAAACCGAAGCTATTCTCATATACTCCAATGCTGCTGTTCCGGCTTTTCAAAACAGGGTGTACGAAAATAAAAACGACGCTTTGAACACCCCATGTTTCCCGGTGGAACTCATGCAATGCACCTCTTGTGGCTTTGCATGGAACCATTTGTTTCACCCTGAGGTCATGGAATATGATGAATCTTATCAAAATGAGCAAGCGCACTCCTTGGCTTTCCAAAAACACCTGAATGACACGCTTGGAGTGGTTAATAGTATCGCTAAGCCAGGACAAAACGTCATTGAAATAGGTTGTGGAAAGGGTGTTTTTTTGAGCATGATCCGGGATGCCGGTTACAAAGTCACAGGCTACGACCCGGCCCATGAAGGCAACGATCCCGATGTTGTGTCGGAATATTTCAACAAAGAACTTGATGTGACTCCAGGGGATATTGTCGTTCTGCGCCACACACTGGAGCATGTGGCGGCTCCTGTTGAGTTCCTTCATGCCATCTGTGAGGCCAACGGGTTCACTGGTAAAATACTGATCGAAGTCCCTCGATTCGAATGGATTGTTCAAAGGCGGGCTTTTTGGGACATCTTTCATGAGCACTGTAATTATTTCACGGAATCCTCTATTGCTGGCCTTTTTGATGAATGCTCCGTAGTTCCGTGTTTTGAAGATCAATATATGTGGATAATCGCCGATATCAATAAGCTCAGAGAATTCACATCTTGCAAAAAAAGCTGCCAAGCTACAGTCGATCCCAACATCTTTTCTGATGAAGTGGAGCGGCTGAAGAAGTATGTGGCCCTTCGCCCTGGTTGCCTGATATGGGGTGCTGGTGCAAAAGGGATTGCATTCGCCAATCAGGTCGATCCTCAAGGGACGGTGCTTGGCGGAATCGTCGACATCAGCCCTAAAAAACAAGGCCGTTATGCGGCTAAAAGTGGTCACTTAATATTATCGCCCGATGAGCTGCGAGATCATGAAAATGCAGACATCATCATAATGAACGAAAATTACAAAGATGAAATACAAGCCATGTGCGAAAGAAATCCTAACGCACTGCTGACATTAGGAGAAATATGA
- the hemC gene encoding hydroxymethylbilane synthase: protein MKQLVIATRGSALALWQANHIKDRLEAEHPGLSVELLKIKTKGDKILDVPLAKVGGKGLFVKEIEEALLDGRAHIAVHSMKDVPTELPEGLEVGIIPEREAPTDSLLSVHYDGLKGLPEGAVVGTSSLRRQSQLATLRPDLKIESLRGNLDTRVNKLLNGDFDAIVVATAGLNRLEISAPKQEILGPPDFLPAVAQGALGIEYNKDNTEVIEMLQFLDHTPSKHQVMAERGFLTGLDGGCQVPIAAWSQLDGDMVRLTGFVADVDGSNPIRMMAEGKVENAWDIGMILAGKVLEQGAKEILDRVYARESA, encoded by the coding sequence ATGAAACAACTCGTCATTGCCACGCGCGGTAGCGCTCTGGCCCTCTGGCAGGCCAATCATATTAAGGATCGACTTGAAGCCGAACACCCCGGACTGAGCGTTGAACTGCTCAAGATCAAGACTAAAGGGGACAAAATTTTGGACGTCCCGCTGGCTAAAGTCGGCGGTAAAGGTCTGTTCGTAAAGGAAATCGAAGAAGCATTGTTGGATGGACGCGCGCATATTGCGGTTCACTCCATGAAAGACGTCCCCACCGAACTGCCTGAAGGACTGGAAGTCGGCATCATCCCCGAGCGTGAAGCACCGACCGATTCTCTGCTCTCCGTCCATTATGATGGACTGAAAGGGCTGCCCGAAGGTGCTGTCGTCGGCACCTCTTCCCTCCGTCGTCAGTCGCAACTGGCCACCCTGCGTCCCGATCTCAAGATCGAGTCCCTGCGCGGCAACCTCGATACCCGCGTCAATAAGCTGCTCAATGGCGACTTCGATGCCATTGTTGTTGCCACCGCCGGTTTGAATCGACTGGAAATTTCAGCGCCCAAGCAGGAGATCCTCGGACCGCCGGACTTCCTTCCTGCTGTAGCCCAGGGTGCCCTCGGTATCGAATACAATAAGGATAATACTGAAGTGATCGAAATGCTTCAGTTCCTCGATCACACCCCCTCCAAGCATCAGGTGATGGCTGAGCGCGGTTTCCTGACCGGTCTTGACGGTGGATGCCAGGTACCCATTGCCGCATGGTCTCAGCTCGATGGCGACATGGTTCGCCTCACCGGCTTTGTGGCCGATGTCGATGGCTCCAATCCCATCCGCATGATGGCTGAAGGCAAGGTCGAGAATGCCTGGGATATCGGCATGATTCTGGCCGGAAAAGTCTTGGAGCAGGGCGCCAAGGAAATCCTTGATCGCGTCTACGCTCGCGAATCCGCATAG
- a CDS encoding NAD-dependent epimerase/dehydratase family protein yields the protein MKILVTGATGFLGHHVISTLVERGVEVVATGRSLSKMKQAPWADAVTLVQMDLDQLPDSLMDQLHHPSHCVHLAWPNLPDYKSETHLNHSLPQSKNFLCKLIDQGIQKILVAGTCFEYGMQEGELSEKFPPRPDNPYGRAKNQLRLELESYLKDKDTDLQWARLFYMYGKGQNPKSLFAQLQKAIQSGCDEFDMSGGQQIRDYLPVEEVAAAIADLICHPTHTGTINVCSGENVPLLDLVKRYLENHNADIKLNLGVFPYPDWEPFKFWGAPHLLEKVRKQR from the coding sequence ATGAAGATACTTGTAACGGGTGCGACAGGTTTTTTGGGCCATCACGTAATTTCTACCCTTGTTGAAAGAGGGGTGGAAGTAGTGGCCACAGGGCGCAGTCTGAGTAAGATGAAACAGGCGCCGTGGGCTGATGCCGTTACGCTAGTCCAAATGGATTTGGATCAACTACCAGACTCCCTCATGGATCAGTTGCACCACCCTAGCCATTGTGTCCACCTGGCGTGGCCTAACCTGCCCGACTATAAGTCCGAAACCCATCTCAATCATAGTCTGCCTCAAAGCAAGAATTTCCTATGCAAGCTCATCGATCAAGGGATTCAGAAAATTCTGGTGGCAGGAACTTGTTTTGAGTACGGAATGCAGGAAGGGGAGTTGTCTGAAAAGTTTCCCCCTCGTCCTGACAACCCATACGGTCGAGCCAAAAATCAACTTCGCTTGGAACTGGAAAGTTATCTGAAAGACAAAGATACGGATTTACAGTGGGCACGACTTTTTTACATGTACGGCAAAGGGCAGAATCCCAAATCTCTTTTTGCGCAACTCCAGAAGGCCATTCAGTCTGGTTGCGATGAATTCGACATGTCCGGCGGTCAACAGATTCGTGATTATCTGCCAGTGGAGGAAGTCGCGGCGGCCATTGCAGATCTTATTTGTCACCCTACTCACACCGGTACGATAAATGTTTGTTCCGGAGAGAATGTTCCCTTGCTTGATCTTGTGAAAAGATATCTCGAAAATCACAACGCAGATATCAAATTGAATCTTGGCGTATTCCCGTATCCCGACTGGGAACCCTTCAAGTTTTGGGGGGCCCCTCACCTATTGGAAAAAGTGAGAAAGCAACGATGA
- the radC gene encoding RadC family protein, with translation MKQKQKPHYVGHRQRLKEKLAGEPRSLADYEIMELVLASVLPRRDTKPLAKALIERFGSLKDAMMARPDQLDEIKGVAAGVKYHWQLIQELFARMGEAQARSGEPLSDPVEVARAAMARIGNKGTEEFWAAFLDSKNRVIAWEQVSKGTVNATPVFPREIMATALRLEAVSIILAHNHPGGDPRPSSEDILLTARIQETAQALDIRVLDHLVVTDTEFYSFNDHGRM, from the coding sequence ATGAAACAAAAACAAAAGCCCCATTACGTAGGCCACCGGCAGCGCCTGAAAGAGAAGCTGGCCGGTGAACCTCGCAGCCTGGCTGATTATGAGATCATGGAACTGGTTCTGGCTTCCGTGCTTCCCCGGAGGGACACGAAACCGTTGGCCAAGGCCTTGATCGAGCGCTTTGGATCTTTGAAAGACGCCATGATGGCCCGCCCTGATCAGCTTGACGAGATCAAGGGTGTTGCCGCCGGAGTGAAATACCACTGGCAGCTCATTCAGGAGCTGTTCGCCCGCATGGGTGAGGCGCAGGCCCGGAGCGGCGAGCCTCTGTCTGACCCTGTTGAGGTGGCTCGTGCTGCCATGGCCCGCATCGGCAACAAGGGAACCGAGGAATTCTGGGCGGCCTTTCTGGATTCCAAGAACCGGGTGATCGCCTGGGAGCAGGTCTCCAAGGGTACGGTCAATGCCACGCCGGTTTTTCCGCGGGAGATCATGGCTACTGCACTCCGACTGGAGGCGGTCTCCATCATCCTGGCCCACAACCACCCGGGGGGCGACCCGAGGCCGTCTTCGGAAGATATCTTGCTGACGGCACGGATTCAGGAAACGGCGCAGGCATTGGATATTCGCGTGCTGGATCATCTGGTGGTGACGGATACCGAGTTCTATAGTTTCAATGATCATGGGCGGATGTGA
- the lon gene encoding endopeptidase La — protein MSRKKSKSPIKPTRIKRKKPESGGRKGPANKPKRPESAPVEPGKGEELPDIIEALTNAPGTASLFGDGDELAGPNPADIPSTLPVLAVRDIVVFNYMILPLFVGREKSIQAVDAALAGDRYILILTQKDEKVEDPNPDEMYMTGTVGMIMRMLKMPDGRLKVLVQGLARAKVKRITSSDPYHIAELEPLIEPEVPELTSEQEALIRSSREQSERILTLRGISSQDIMSVLNNVSEPGRLADLIASNLRMKVDVAQKILECQDPMDRLELVNSQLLKEVEVANMQNKIQTMAKEGMDKAQRDFYLREQMKAIKRELGDDGDDSEEMEELKQGILKSGMPKDVMKEAHKQLRRLESMHAESSEATVIRTYLDWMIELPWKKLSRDRLDIKKAETILNEDHYDLEKVKERILEYLSVRKLNPKMKGPILCFSGPPGVGKTSLGRSIARSLGRKFHRMSLGGMRDEAEIRGHRRTYIGAMPGRIIQGIKQCGTRNPVIMLDEIDKLGSDFRGDPSSALLEVLDPEQNYSFTDHYLNVPFDLSKVMFICTANMLDSIPGPLRDRMEIIRIPGYTEQEKTAITRRYIIPRQVSDNGLKDDELEVSDKLVAKIVREYTREAGLRNIEREIGTLCRKMARKKAEGEKGPFKVTAKNLYTLLGPPHFLDDEKETSLPPGVAVGLAWTPVGGELLHIEVTTMPGKGRLTLTGKLGDVMKESAQAALSIARARADEYGIDPKFNEKMDIHVHVPAGATPKDGPSAGVTLVTALISALSNAPVNPEIAMTGEISLRGRVLPVGGIKEKILAAVARGMNIVLIPAQNKKDLTEIPEELRKRIKIKTVEKIEEVWPLAKA, from the coding sequence TTGAGCAGGAAAAAAAGTAAATCGCCCATCAAGCCGACAAGGATCAAGCGCAAAAAGCCTGAATCCGGCGGCAGGAAAGGGCCTGCAAATAAGCCGAAGCGCCCGGAAAGCGCGCCTGTCGAGCCTGGTAAAGGCGAAGAACTGCCTGATATCATTGAAGCGTTGACCAACGCTCCCGGAACAGCGTCCCTGTTTGGCGACGGTGATGAATTGGCCGGTCCGAATCCGGCGGATATTCCTTCCACCCTTCCGGTGCTTGCCGTCAGGGATATCGTTGTTTTCAATTACATGATCCTTCCTCTTTTCGTGGGACGGGAGAAATCCATCCAGGCCGTGGACGCGGCACTGGCAGGGGACAGGTATATCCTGATTCTCACCCAGAAGGACGAAAAGGTCGAAGACCCGAACCCGGACGAAATGTACATGACCGGCACCGTCGGCATGATCATGCGTATGCTGAAAATGCCGGATGGCCGTCTGAAGGTGCTTGTACAGGGATTGGCCCGTGCCAAGGTGAAGCGTATCACGTCCAGTGATCCGTATCACATCGCAGAGCTTGAACCGCTCATCGAGCCGGAAGTGCCTGAACTGACCAGCGAGCAGGAAGCGCTTATCCGTTCTTCCCGCGAGCAGTCCGAGCGCATCCTGACCCTGCGCGGGATTTCCTCGCAGGATATCATGTCCGTGCTCAACAATGTTTCCGAGCCGGGGCGTCTGGCTGATCTCATCGCATCCAACTTGCGAATGAAGGTTGATGTCGCGCAGAAGATTCTCGAATGCCAGGACCCCATGGATCGACTGGAACTGGTCAACTCCCAGCTTCTCAAGGAAGTGGAAGTTGCCAATATGCAGAACAAGATCCAGACCATGGCCAAAGAAGGCATGGACAAGGCACAGCGTGACTTCTACCTGCGTGAGCAGATGAAGGCCATCAAGCGCGAGCTGGGTGACGACGGTGACGATTCCGAAGAGATGGAGGAACTCAAGCAGGGTATCCTCAAATCCGGCATGCCCAAGGATGTCATGAAAGAGGCGCACAAGCAGTTGCGTCGCCTTGAATCCATGCACGCCGAATCCAGTGAAGCCACTGTCATCAGAACATATCTCGATTGGATGATTGAGCTGCCGTGGAAAAAGCTTTCCCGCGACAGGCTCGACATCAAAAAGGCCGAGACCATTCTGAATGAGGATCACTATGACCTTGAGAAGGTCAAGGAACGTATCCTCGAATATCTGAGTGTTCGCAAGCTCAACCCGAAGATGAAAGGTCCCATCCTTTGCTTCTCCGGCCCTCCCGGTGTGGGTAAGACCTCTCTTGGTCGATCCATTGCCCGTTCCCTTGGCCGCAAGTTCCACCGTATGTCGCTTGGCGGCATGCGCGACGAAGCAGAGATTCGCGGTCATCGCCGGACATACATCGGCGCCATGCCCGGACGAATCATCCAGGGAATCAAGCAGTGCGGTACCCGTAACCCGGTGATCATGCTCGACGAAATCGACAAGCTCGGTTCGGACTTCCGTGGCGATCCGTCTTCGGCATTGCTGGAGGTGCTTGATCCGGAGCAGAACTACTCCTTTACCGATCACTACCTGAATGTGCCGTTTGACCTGTCCAAGGTGATGTTCATTTGTACGGCCAACATGCTGGATTCTATTCCCGGCCCGTTGCGTGACCGCATGGAGATCATTCGCATCCCCGGTTACACGGAGCAGGAAAAGACTGCTATTACCCGCCGTTACATTATCCCTCGTCAGGTCAGCGACAACGGCCTCAAGGATGATGAACTGGAGGTCTCTGACAAGCTGGTCGCAAAAATCGTTCGTGAGTACACCCGCGAAGCCGGGCTGCGTAATATCGAACGGGAAATCGGAACCCTGTGCCGCAAAATGGCACGCAAGAAGGCAGAAGGGGAGAAGGGACCGTTCAAGGTGACGGCCAAGAACCTCTACACGCTGCTCGGGCCGCCGCATTTTCTTGACGATGAAAAGGAAACCAGCCTGCCTCCGGGCGTTGCCGTGGGCTTGGCCTGGACACCTGTGGGTGGCGAGTTGCTTCACATCGAAGTAACGACCATGCCCGGTAAAGGCCGTCTGACACTGACCGGTAAGCTCGGTGATGTGATGAAGGAATCGGCTCAGGCCGCCCTGTCCATCGCCCGTGCTCGCGCCGACGAATATGGCATCGATCCGAAGTTCAACGAGAAGATGGATATCCACGTTCACGTTCCGGCTGGTGCCACTCCCAAGGATGGCCCGTCCGCCGGTGTCACGTTGGTCACGGCACTGATCTCGGCATTGTCCAATGCTCCGGTCAACCCCGAGATCGCCATGACCGGTGAAATCAGTCTCCGTGGTCGTGTCCTGCCTGTTGGCGGTATCAAGGAAAAGATTCTGGCCGCGGTAGCCCGTGGCATGAATATTGTCCTGATCCCGGCCCAGAACAAAAAGGACCTCACCGAAATACCGGAAGAACTCCGCAAGCGGATCAAGATCAAGACCGTCGAAAAGATCGAAGAAGTCTGGCCCCTTGCCAAAGCATAA